A window of Halogeometricum sp. S1BR25-6 genomic DNA:
GACATGCTGGACGAGTTGCTGGGACGGGCCGAACTCAAGGCGCGCATCGAGGAGTTAGAGGAGGAGAATCGACACCTCGAACGCCGCGCCGAGGCCGAGGAGGAGCGCCGCTCCGAGGCGGCCAGCGAGCGTCAACGGGCCGAGGAGGAGGTCAACCGCCTCGAAGACCGGGTCACGGAGTTGGAGGACCGAGTCAGCAGACTCGGCGGCGACGAGGAGGCGGAACTCGATTTCCGCGGAACGGAGGACCTCCGCGGAGAGCGTCTGTCCGAGGTCCTCGCCCGTCTCGAATCCGTCGCCACCGGTCCCGAGGGAGCGTTCTCGGCCGTCGTCTCCGAGGACGTTCCTGACGAGGTGGAAGACGCGTTCGGCGAGCGGTCGGCGCTCATCCGCCGCGCCGGCCCGTGCGTCTGTCTCACCGACGACGCCGGCGTCGTCTCCGTCGCCCTCGACGCCCCGACGCCGCCCGACCCGTTCGCGGAGTGGAACGAGGCGTTCCGACTGGAGCGCTCGTGGTTCGTCCCGACCGAACCCGTCCGCGTCGCCCTCGTCCGCTCGGACCTGTTCGCCCTCGGCGTCTACGACGGCGACTCCCTGACGCTCGTCGACGAGGTGGAGTCCGACGTAATGAACGCCCACTCGAAGGGCGGGTTCTCGCAGGCGCGCTTCGAGCGACGGCGCGACGAGCAGGTGGACAACCACCTCGACAGGGCGACGGAGGCGCTGGCGGCGCACGAGAACGCCGCGGAGGGACTCGTCGTCCTCGGCGAGCGGACGGT
This region includes:
- a CDS encoding Vms1/Ankzf1 family peptidyl-tRNA hydrolase; amino-acid sequence: MLDELLGRAELKARIEELEEENRHLERRAEAEEERRSEAASERQRAEEEVNRLEDRVTELEDRVSRLGGDEEAELDFRGTEDLRGERLSEVLARLESVATGPEGAFSAVVSEDVPDEVEDAFGERSALIRRAGPCVCLTDDAGVVSVALDAPTPPDPFAEWNEAFRLERSWFVPTEPVRVALVRSDLFALGVYDGDSLTLVDEVESDVMNAHSKGGFSQARFERRRDEQVDNHLDRATEALAAHENAAEGLVVLGERTVLGDFRATADRVATVDASGDPEEALREAVREFWTTRLYRL